The following are encoded together in the Salvia hispanica cultivar TCC Black 2014 chromosome 6, UniMelb_Shisp_WGS_1.0, whole genome shotgun sequence genome:
- the LOC125193612 gene encoding malonyl-coenzyme:anthocyanin 5-O-glucoside-6'''-O-malonyltransferase-like — translation MSTTVLETSGISPPPGSAADLTINLCFFDIFWLHFHPIRRLIFYNHPCTEAEFSSTIVPNLKHSLSLTLQHFPPVAGNLLYPLDTEKSRPFIRYVSGDTAPLTIAVSHRDFDELTGSHARDSDQFYEFLPPMPPLAEEENYKIAPLIALQATLFPGRGICIGVSNHHCLGDARSIVGFMWAWAEVNKLNGDEQLRNRSPPLIYDRSLVFWDTQKADEKYWSLMRNTPLTSSSFPLPSGRVRAAFTLHQSDIKKLKNKVLSRNPDLGFISSFAVTAAYTWSSVVKSVDAAGEEVDEDRDEVFFFSADGRGRPNAMIDPPVPVNYFGNCLGGGMIKMEHKKVAAEEGFVAAAEAIADHIKNQINNKENFLKGADNWLSEASKFRELSTFGVSGSPKFDMLNSDFGWGTGSRLEVLSMDKEKYSMSLCNSSDSPGGLVVGLSLPKERMEAFATIFGDGLKF, via the coding sequence CGGCATCTCCCCTCCGCCGGGCTCCGCCGCGGACCTAACCATCAACCTCTGCTTCTTCGACATCTTCTGGCTCCATTTCCACCCCATCCGCCGCCTCATCTTCTACAACCACCCTTGCACCGAGGCCGAATTCTCCTCCACCATCGTTCCAAACCTCAAAcactccctctctctcacCCTCCAACACTTCCCCCCCGTCGCCGGAAACCTCCTCTACCCTCTCGACACCGAAAAATCCCGCCCCTTCATCCGCTACGTCTCCGGCGACACCGCCCCCCTCACGATCGCCGTCTCCCACCGCGACTTCGACGAACTCACCGGAAGCCACGCCCGAGACTCCGACCAATTCTACGAATTCCTCCCCCCGATGCCCCCGCTGGCCGAGGaggaaaattacaaaattgcCCCTCTCATCGCCCTCCAGGCGACGCTCTTCCCCGGCCGCGGGATCTGCATCGGGGTGAGCAATCACCACTGCCTCGGCGACGCCAGGTCCATCGTCGGATTCATGTGGGCCTGGGCCGAGGTTAATAAACTCAACGGGGACGAGCAGTTGAGAAACCGCTCACCCCCGCTGATTTATGACAGGTCATTAGTTTTTTGGGATACCCAAAAAGCTGATGAAAAGTACTGGAGCCTGATGAGAAACACCCCGCTGACATCATCAAGTTTTCCGCTGCCTAGTGGCAGAGTCAGGGCCGCGTTCACACTGCACCAGTCAGATattaaaaaactcaaaaacaaGGTTTTGTCTAGAAATCCGGACCTAGGTTTCATCTCGTCTTTCGCGGTCACGGCGGCGTACACGTGGAGTTCTGTAGTGAAATCTGTGGACGCCGCCGGGGAGGAGGTGGATGAGGATCGTGACgaggttttctttttttcggCAGACGGGAGGGGCCGGCCGAACGCTATGATTGACCCGCCCGTGCCGGTTAATTACTTCGGGAATTGTTTAGGCGGCGGGATGATTAAGATGGAGCATAAGAAGGTGGCGGCGGAGGAAGGATTCGTGGCGGCAGCAGAAGCTATTGCTGATCATATCAAGAATCAGATTAACAACAAGGAGAATTTTTTGAAAGGAGCGGATAATTGGTTGTCGGAAGCGTCGAAATTTAGGGAGTTGAGCACTTTTGGCGTTTCCGGTTCGCCGAAATTCGATATGTTGAATTCGGATTTCGGGTGGGGGACGGGGTCGAGGTTGGAGGTTTTGTCGATGGATAAGGAGAAGTATTCGATGTCGTTGTGTAATTCGTCGGATTCCCCTGGCGGTTTGGTGGTCGGATTGTCGCTTCCTAAGGAGAGGATGGAGGCGTTTGCAACT